The following proteins are co-located in the Macadamia integrifolia cultivar HAES 741 chromosome 3, SCU_Mint_v3, whole genome shotgun sequence genome:
- the LOC122074849 gene encoding uncharacterized protein LOC122074849: MVAVTLLSVLLCATFQFSLAFTDGLLPNGNFEQGPTSSEMKGTVVMDTHGIPNWELSGYVEYIKSGQKQGDMVMVVPEDGHAVRLGNNASIKQRVNVTRGVYYSITFTASRTCGQEEKINISASPDWGVLPIQTMYSSYGWDSYGWAFLADDNVEVDILIHNPEKEDTSSCGPLIDSVAMRTLYPPKRTNKNMLKNGGFEEGPYFVPNTTWGVLIPPNIEDEHSPLPGWMVESLKAVKFIDAEHFAVPQGRRAVELVAGKESALTQVVRTIPGKVYALEFSVGDANNLCTGSLMVEAYAGRAILKVAYESQGKGGSKHAILRFTAVSTRTRVMFLSSYYTTRSDDMATLCGPVVDDVKLLGVRKVRRS; this comes from the exons ATGGTTGCCGTCACTCTCTTGTCAGTGCTACTGTGCGCCACCTTCCAATTCTCTTTAGCCTTCACCGACG GATTATTACCCAATGGGAACTTCGAACAAGGGCCCACATCTTCGGAGATGAAAGGGACTGTGGTGATGGACACACACGGAATACCGAACTGGGAGCTATCGGGATACGTGGAGTACATCAAGTCAGGCCAAAAGCAGGGAGACATGGTAATGGTAGTACCGGAGGATGGCCATGCGGTGAGGCTGGGTAACAACGCGTCCATTAAGCAGAGAGTGAACGTGACCAGGGGGGTGTATTACTCCATCACGTTCACTGCTTCTCGCACGTGCGGTCAGGAGGAGAAGATCAACATCTCGGCTTCACCGGATTGGGGCGTGTTACCAATTCAGACTATGTACAGCAGCTATGGATGGGATTCCTATGGATGGGCGTTCCTTGCCGACGATAACGTGGAGGTGGATATTCTGATCCACAACCCAGAAAAAGAGGATACCTCCTCTTGTGGACCCCTCATTGATTCTGTCGCCATGCGGACCTTGTATCCTCCTAAGCGCACCAACA AGAACATGTTGAAGAACGGTGGTTTTGAGGAAGGGCCATACTTTGTACCAAACACAACCTGGGGAGTCTTGATCCCACCTAACATCGAGGACGAGCATTCTCCACTGCCAGGGTGGATGGTAGAATCGCTGAAGGCCGTGAAGTTCATAGATGCTGAACACTTCGCGGTTCCACAAGGGAGGCGTGCGGTGGAGCTAGTGGCCGGAAAGGAAAGCGCATTGACGCAGGTGGTTCGAACCATCCCAGGTAAGGTCTACGCACTGGAGTTCTCCGTGGGAGACGCGAACAACTTGTGCACAGGGTCCTTGATGGTGGAGGCCTACGCAGGGAGAGCGATTCTCAAGGTGGCCTACGAATCACAAGGAAAAGGTGGGTCGAAGCATGCGATTCTGCGGTTCACGGCGGTGTCAACACGGACGAGGGTGATGTTCCTAAGCAGTTACTATACCACGAGGAGCGATGACATGGCCACACTCTGCGGGCCTGTGGTCGATGACGTGAAGCTGCTCGGAGTTCGGAAGGTACGACGTAGCTGA
- the LOC122072724 gene encoding GTP-binding nuclear protein Ran-3-like: protein MVASIESQSSGFHYYISPSSAAFSCEVFYFKLRGGKNTPSFSYHLPYSQRRQERITERTIKMALPNQQTVDYPSFKLVIVGDGGTGKTTFVKRHLTGEFEKKYEPTIGVEVHPLDFHTNCGKIRFYCWDTAGQEKFGGLRDGYYIHGQCAIIMFDVTARLTYKNVPTWHRDLCRVCENIPIVLCGNKVDVKNRQVKAKQVTFHRKKNLQYYEISAKSNYNFEKPFLYLARKLAGDPNLHFVESPALAPPEVHIDMATQEQHEAELAAAAAQPLPDDDDAFE from the exons ATGGTCGCGTCAATCGAAAGCCAAAGTAGCGGTTTTCATTATTATATAAGTCCAAGCTCGGCTGCTTTCTCTTGTGAAGTGTTCTATTTCAAATTGCGCGGAGGCAAAAACACCCCAAGCTTCTCTTATCATTTACCGTATTCTCAGCGACGGCAAGAGAGAATCACAGAGAGAACCATTAAAATG GCGCTCCCTAACCAGCAAACTGTGGATTACCCTAGCTTCAAGCTCGTGATCGTCGGTGATGGCGGTACAG GGAAAACCACTTTTGTTAAACGTCATCTCACTGGAGAGTTTGAGAAGAAGTATGAGC CGACTATTGGTGTTGAAGTTCATCCCTTGGACTTCCATACCAACTGTGGAAAAATTAGGTTCTATTGTTGGGACACTGCGGGTCAGGAGAAATTTGGTGGACTCAGAGACGGCTATTA CATCCATGGGCAGTGCGCCATTATTATGTTTGATGTCACTGCACGTTTGACGTACAAGAATGTCCCTACATGGCACAGGGATCTCTGCAG GGTGTGTGAGAATATTCCTATTGTTCTTTGTGGAAACAAGGTTGATGTCAAGAACAGGCAGGTGAAGGCAAAGCAGGTCACATTCCACCGTAAGAAGAATCTCCAGTACTACGAGATCTCTGCAAAGAGCAACTACAACTTTGAGAAACCTTTCCTGTATCTTGCTAGAAAACTTGCTGG CGATCCTAACCTCCACTTTGTTGAGTCACCTGCACTTGCTCCTCCTGAAGTTCATATTGATATGGCCACACAAGAACA GCATGAAGCTGAACTGGCAGCAGCAGCAGCGCAGCCTCTacctgatgatgatgatgcattCGAGTAA